A region of the Antedon mediterranea chromosome 4, ecAntMedi1.1, whole genome shotgun sequence genome:
CATAAATGGTAGAGTCATTGAAGCATCCCCACACATCGTCATTCTTTTCAAGTTGAATAAGCTACAGTAGGTCATGTCAATAGTGTGCGCATGCAGGGGAAGTTGGGATGTGCCTCCTCAATCACATCAAAATAGTTTAGGTAGTTTCTGGGTTCAGGCGACCGATGACACATCGATTGATTGACGTAACTTGTTCCCATGTCATTCGGTCATTGCAAAGTAAAAGTTTCACCCAAACAACTATTTTACCTCCAAAAAATGATTGCAAAGTTACACAACAATTTTTATTGCAAAGAATAATAAAGTTTAACATAACTTCATTCAGAATTCTTGAGCAGTACATCTTGTATGGAGAGAAAGCAGATAATGCTTTGGACGTTGTCATAAAAGAACTCAAGAATCCTGAGAGAAAGAACCCAACACCATTAGATGCTACAATAGCTGATGAGTTCCAGGCAGTGATAAATGCAAAAGACATTCCTCATAGAAAAGCAGCGACAGAAGTCTTCAAAAACCAATGCTGtgagtattactattattttgagTAGATTCCTACATTCAAAATTGAACATGATCTTCACAAACATGACCTCTATGACATGACATGACCTCTATGTGAACCTGCAAGAAGTAGTTATCTTCTTCATCAAGTTAATTCTTGCTCTTTCAAAGTTAAAACATGGTTAACTTTAGTTTAGCGTAATAAATTAATTCATAAGATAGAATCTTGTATGGAAACCACTTGGGATGTAAATCAGAGGGCTCTTCCTGATACTAATGattctgttttgtttttctgtttgttttctttatgtatggtattgaaataaatcaaatcaaccaatcaacaTTGATTTAGTATTTCCGTACTGTTTCATCAACAACAAATTTTACATATAAAcgtaaatgtatttattcttttataaatgtatttattcttttataaatgtatttatttgtcagtaatcaaatcaaatttctCTTTTTCTTGCTAAATTAATCATACTGGtttataattcaaaatataatatttgtttctaATTTTCTAATTGAAGATGTCCCAGAAGCATTCCAGTCAACCCTTCATTGCCTGATTAATACGACTGATTATTGTGACGCGATACAGACAACAATGAGGGCAGCAGGCTGTACTAGTAGATGTTCATATGTTGGGGCTTGCTTAGCAGCAAGGGTGAGTTTTACAAGGATGTAGTCAGGGGTGGACCCATGGGGCTTGCTTAGCAGCAAGGGTGAGTGTTACAAGGATGTAGTCAGGAGTTGACCCATGGGGTAGCTGTTCATATGTTGGGGCTTGCTTAGCAGCAAGGGTGACTTTTTACAATGATGTAGTCAGGAGTTGACCCATGGGGGTAGCATTTTTTCACGGCTAAAACGACATTATAAACTACTTtttgatatctatttttttGACAGACGATTAATATTGTATGTTAGCAACCTGTATTCGCCCctgtaaaggccaatttacacagacgagtcgtaaaaatgtacaaatatagaatctactccttatgaccatttacacacaatgtGGAAcggacgggcggtttccgctTAAAATGGATACAGATCCGACTTGGGATAACCTACACGGTTTTCACTTACCGTTAAATTGGCCTTAACTGTTTTTAATGTTTACTGTATACATAAATGAATAGGGAAGTCATATTTTGCTTCACATAgaaaattcataataaaatcTTGTCGGCCAGCCCAAagggtgtctggtattgggagagttgactgtattgatAATCCTGGTCCATTATGTGGTTCAAAACTAGATTCAAATTCAcatgttttctttatatttgTACAGAATGGAATTGAATGTATACCAGATGACTGGAAGATGAAAACCAACTGTTTTGATTCTACATTGAAAATGATGCAagaattatgcaaatgagtataaagtacaaatcaTGCAAATCAGCAATgctgtttttttattaacagGATATAATTTTAAAACCTTCATTGCAAATTCAGTTTTTGTTATATGttaattctaataatttaaactctaaaaaatgaaatatcaggGGACCTAATGAAAGCATTATCGAAAGGGGCCTTGTAGGAACCTGGTGAATTGATACTATATCTGGATGTTTTTGAATACATCCAGAACTACTGGAAGAAATTCTTTTAGCAGTCATGTTGGATTTCATGTTTATCATATGAATGTGTAAATGGCAAAATAAACTATCCTCAATGAATGTTAGTTATAGTATTTACAATGTTATACTTGCACAAAccaaatgaatatttatatatgggatgaattatgataattataattttgaatGGGCAATCAATGTTAGTTATTATATATCACTTGTAAgaaatttatataattgttgTTGAGATATTTCAAAACTGCACCTTTTATATTAATAGTATATGAATTAAATTAGATGaaatcaattgaaataaaaagcTTACTAATATACTACAGtaacaatgttttatttactatttgtgcacaattttcacaaaaaattcatttttacttAATTTTCAAGTGcgatttatttatcattttcgTTTTAGAACtaaatgatttttttcaatACTAGAGCGTAAATATTCATTTCAGAACATTTTAGAATAGAAATACTCtactattaattaaattaactcATGATTTTACAGTTTTCTCTGGTGGTAGAATGTTATACATATGATTGCATCAAATAATTTATTGCATGGATGTTTGAGAGGGATATATAGTGCTGTTATGTGACTTTCATGTGTTGAATAAatcaagaaaatgtttttttcataaaattactcattattttaacaaattagtaCTTTGTAGGTATGGCGATTACTAAGGATTGTCCAATGACGAGATATGCTTTACTTAAGTAACATAATAGAATAAGTTTGAGAATCGCATTGTAAAGTCATTGCCCTCTGACCTTTAACCCTAAACTGACCCATTGCCTATTTGTCAATAACCTTTATCACAGCATATCCTTTTCTTTATCACGTGACTCTGTCCATGCTTTTGCAATTGTTCGTTTCATTTCGTCATCGCCATCATCGTACATTTTtctcatcatgtccattatgcCAGCCGATGGATCGGCTTTATCATCGTATTTTGGCGGTGCGGACctgtaaaatgaaattatgatgcaactaaaattgtttattgaagTGTAACTAATTTTCACAAAATGTTTATCTTCCTAAGCACAACGTCGATACTGAAAATCAAGGTCAGATAGACAGATTTTGTGTTCTTTTCTTTAGCTGATTTTGTGTTATATAATTTtgtcaataataaaaaaatcttgctaaaataaaaaagcatTGGGTAAaatctgaaatttaaaaatagagggcgctgtaGAAAAAATCACTCATGCATGCAATCTCaactaaatttgttttcaaCTGTAATGAATTTGCAAGTTTATTTAgtttgcatccattttttgaaaattaataaGTTGACCCTACTAGTCTACAAACGCTGTACGCAACCTTTGACCTTTGACACTGCAATGATATTGTAATTAAGTGTTCTGTAATTGCACTTACTCTTTCATTAATTTTGACTTTTGTTCTGCTACAGTCAAATATTTCCATGTGATTTTTTCTGCTTTTCTTAAGAATAAAATCAGATTATCTGTTTTTATCtgaataataaagaataaacaaacaaaaatcggttactgaaataatgttataatggTGTCTAAAAACAAAGCAAATtgtctttatatattttaccttTCTTTTTAATGAAAGTCACTTTCTTCCAGGGCCTAGAAAATGTTTTAGTAATACAACCCTTCCTTTAAAACACACCTTAAATTGCCGGTAAACGGAAGCAGTGATGTGGGTTCGATTGGTCTGCTTTTTtcccgttttttttttctttttgcaaatttttttgttgtttttagtttcaAGGTTTGTATTTTTCATGgttttcacaagcgccttgagcactttgtggataCGTGCGCTCTATAAATCATGAACAAGGGGTAATATGTGTTTCCACACTAtgaccaacccctattcaggggacacccctattatggAGGCACCTATTCTATTGCATTCATTGACTTTCCAAATGTCAATGGCTCGTATGAGTACACAACTCCTTTACACCTGTGTAGCAAATTCTCGTTACCTTAAATGATGAGTTTTCAGCATCTATGTCATGCAGAAGGTTTGCTATATTCAACTGATGATTGCTGCCCTCTAGATTGTGAACTATCAAATCAAATGACCTgttgaaacaaataaaataggatcaacaaaaaaacattttcgtattaaatataacatttcagATCAAATCATTCTGTGAATGTGCACATATTTCTGAGCATGAGCAGAATGATTTTCTGAATAGACGATTTTCATGCTacgaaaaaaacattttttcaatcaTACAGTTATGTAGGCTAatctttaaagaacattttacagtaatttatttttctcatACGACCCTCCGTTCAGGAGATACGATTTTTAATTAACATGATGTCCTGAAATCCGCTGCAAACtcagttattttttatttctatgcTTGGCTGGTCACGTCATCTCTGCAAGATGGCTTCCGTAGGACGAAAATCGTCTATTGACTGTATTACAGAAAACGAAAGGCcagcacatcacatgttttgaGGGTTGTATAGGTAAAACCATGAAACAGGGGATTTCGGGGATTGGGTCATTTTTCTTCTACTTCAACTTACTTTTGAGTGTATGTGACTGTAACCTGTTCTGCTGGCACTGTATGCACTCCTTTTAGCGACACATACATTTTGACAGACTTTTCCGACTGATCCCAACCtttgtaaataataatcaaatgaatgtaaaatattttatcaatcaGCTATAAACGTGTCTTTATTTTTGCAACggggaaaaaaatgtaaaaattggCGTCTGTATCCTTACCATAATTAGTAATCTTTTTTGCATGAAACTCTTTTTGTTTAGGTACTTTAGGTACACTTGTTCCATCATCTTTTCCAGCCTCTGTGTTTGACAGTCGATTCATTTCAGCTTCTATCTTTTGGTTTTCCAACTTTAGCACATTCTTTACTCGTTCTCTTGTTGCCATTGACAAAAGATGCTGTATTTCTTCGGCATCTTTTTGTAACTGATAGGATAAAACTAGTTTATAGTAAAACcgtatttataatataaaggcCTAGACTGAAGTGAAAGTAAtactagcctataggcctagtataggtAGAtcaatttattacatttttctaAATCAATACTAGAAAAATTCTACCCATCTGGACTAAGTTTTCTGTAACTAGGCCAATGGACACTACTGTAGCCAGGGcagaggctaggcctacaagTTATTATTTTGGAATTTGGTAATTTCAACCTAAAGGCCCTACTAGAGGcctagattattattattaggtctaCTCTACGCATAGCCTTAACAATATATGTTCAATTCCCACATGTCAACAACGAGTTTTGATATCAATGGCTCCACATCTTACTCTTAACTTTACATTGGTAAATGGGTCCAATCATCCACACCCAGCCTATGTGCTTGGACAACATTGTTTTAACCACGCATATGATCTGAAATAAACACGTGTCTAGCCTAACTATTTCGGATTTACTGCGGCCTAGCCTAAATAGTCAATATAACAACTAATTTAACACTAAATAGAACATTGAACTATTTTGGGTAATACCTAACtatctataaaatatttaaaaaatgaatacgtTTTGTTTGGacgacattttaaattaaaattcttcTTTTTACACGAAACAAGTTCAAGGCAAAAATTCTCGAATCATCGATTCTcttttttttaaggtttttgatttgttttgtgttttgctgccctctattttgatttattcaaCAAACTTTTGTCAACAAAATCTCGGCGCCGTCCACTTACTTGCAACTGCCTTGTAGTGTAGGCCAGTATGTAATTtcgtgtcatttttttgttaaaagcaaaattccagctgatttagtgtctttaggatgtaaagtaatgaaaaaaatatgttgccatttttttttaaaaagcttaagggtgtcaaatccaagatggccgccaatatgtaaaatatccaataaatgtaccatattggacaaagtaacacccattatgaataatattttaagttcatatgggttctctgctatataagaattaatataaacctatattcattagtattctgacattttgaatttcaaaatggccgccatttttaaaaaatggattaaatttcttattaaaacatgtgcaagttatgacgttgattgaaatcacataaaatgataggcctatgacaacaacattggtgattaacacaaaatggcggccattttgaattttaaaatggccgcaattttttttaaatgggttaaatttcttattaaaacttgTATAAGTTAAATAGAATTAGattgaaatatacaaaatgatatgcttatgacaacaacatggtgattaacacaaaatgttgacCATCAGGAGGTCTACATTACTGACAGTACActtcttcatattaaaacatctcataaacttcttcagttaaatgacaactaactctgccaaagtccttcaatgaaatatttctaatcttGGATGCGATACAGTAAGTTGACCTTCCTTCGTTCTCTACTGCTGTATCCATCAAACTTCCACAGACCTTGTTCAGAAACAAATTGGCAAAATAACTGAAATACCTCATTTCACCGGCAAATAATCTCTATAGGAGTCTTCTTTTACTTTGATAAGTTTGTCACCTGTATTCaccgtcatatatattttttgccaaTATTCGTTGTTTTCTTAGGATCCCATATAGACAGTTTGCCTTCTACAAGACTTTTACCAATgcctcaaacattttctgtccaatttcatcatgccatggccaacaaacacctttgtgcgaattgcagcattcttcattaatcgggatatcatctctctttaaatgtaaactaaatttgccagctctgatgaaatcattaatttgtgttattccaATGATACCACGCTCAATGACCCTGATCAATTGATGTAAATCCAGCAAGTCTCACACATACATGTCCTCTCATATACataccatactgtatataggGATATAGTTTAACCACATCATTTAGATTTCGTCGACTCTCTGTATTCAAGTTAATATCTTTATGATCAGCCTCTTTCAAATAAAATGATACTTAACTTAGAATCTCTTTCTCCGTCTGCATTTGTAGAAGCAAGTTGTAGAGAGAAAGCAGAATTAGTGTTCTTTTGTCCTTTACAGATGTTTtccatttaagatatttttgTCCCGATTTGTGTCACTAGTTGTATAGGTAATACAAGTTCAGTTTCAACAAAAGCACTTGCCTCAACACTATTTTCACAATGCTACATGTCCAACCAAAAGCCATATAGTTCACCGGGTCGACATAATAATTGCTTTTTGGTGTCATTTCTGTCCACCTCCACTCATCTCGGGTAAGAGTCATCACCAGGCATTCTTGTCTTTCCCTAGTACATGGGTTTTTATACCACAACCATGTGCACTCATCAAACCAGTGTATAATGCTGGTCTGTCTGTAGGGGGTACATATCTAATGAAATTGGTTGAGATTGTAGAAGATGAGAAGTAGgagttcattcatttacaagGTTATTTATAGGCAGAGCTTTATCTGTATTTCCTTCAAGCTTCTGCCAAAAGTTGATAGGTTGaaacttaccaaccatactggtgactATGGCTCTGAAGGTTCAGACATTGAATTACATAGCAATaacgcatttattatttaacatatttatacaggatttcacaataaggtataaatgcacttgttttatattgtggtcctgtctcctGTTAAGTTTCAGtttcatgaaaagaaatgagatctgtaatttagaatctatatataaattatggttaattctgacataggcgagcacaatggaaaaactttggaacaaatttctgccttggatacctacctgaacTATCTCAGGTGTACCGCgaaatgtaaaacagttttcactattacgatattgttccatatttctatcttaggaatatattataaagagttttaaaacaaaatttctgattcatcggtagattttcaactcaatttcaattgtacgcggtcaaagtaatttccgggttcacgatgagttcacaggttcaccttgcaactaccTGGTTTCAGTAAAGTTGGTCGTTAGTGGCTATtagctattttagttttttgtttattttcggattgAACCAtgcgtgtgaaggtacagtagttaaaaaataaaatcccgatagccgagttttattgagtaagctggcaggaataactgtaggctatctgtgccCCATTAGGGCCCatattgcaagccgtctaaaacatcttccttcttgggccgaaacggcctacactgtcgcggaagttagtttcaaaagatgtttaaattaaataatgtattatgatggtatttatttgaataaacgcctccccaataaaacactttgaataataatcgcctacaccccctccccccacctacccaactatctaataaacgcccatccacattaattatacacacaatattgtatatactatttataatagaattcATTACACTGTTAACTATAATtcaccaagcatttgttataattttttaccacttttcatatctattagaggattttatttgattataaatgttacgatattattaagaataaaaaatccctcgaataagcaactccctcaaatgaactctgcCTCCCCACATccctataaaacaataaacactatactttaaaatgttattaatca
Encoded here:
- the LOC140047424 gene encoding calcyclin-binding protein-like → MSSKQNLQKDAEEIQHLLSMATRERVKNVLKLENQKIEAEMNRLSNTEAGKDDGTSVPKVPKQKEFHAKKITNYGWDQSEKSVKMYVSLKGVHTVPAEQVTVTYTQKSFDLIVHNLEGSNHQLNIANLLHDIDAENSSFKIKTDNLILFLRKAEKITWKYLTVAEQKSKLMKESAPPKYDDKADPSAGIMDMMRKMYDDGDDEMKRTIAKAWTESRDKEKDML